The following proteins are encoded in a genomic region of Hymenobacter siberiensis:
- a CDS encoding gluconokinase gives MVCIIMGVSGCGKTTVGQELAPPFGLPFYDADDIHPAANIDKMSHNIPLTDDDRRGWLATLATNLGQWEATGGAILACSALKESYRTTLQGGVSSPIHWVFLDGPRELLLERMGGRKGHYMHPEMLDSQLATLERPAYALRLSITATPEELVQEIVAAKQQDAAFGTKPAAQPA, from the coding sequence ATGGTCTGCATCATCATGGGCGTTTCGGGTTGCGGCAAAACTACGGTGGGCCAGGAGCTGGCCCCGCCGTTCGGGCTGCCATTCTACGATGCCGACGACATCCACCCGGCCGCCAACATCGATAAGATGAGCCACAACATTCCGCTCACTGATGACGACCGGCGCGGCTGGCTGGCCACTCTGGCCACCAACCTGGGCCAGTGGGAAGCCACCGGCGGCGCCATTCTGGCGTGCTCGGCCCTGAAGGAAAGCTACCGCACCACCTTGCAAGGCGGCGTGAGCAGCCCCATCCACTGGGTGTTTCTGGACGGCCCGCGCGAATTGCTACTCGAACGCATGGGCGGCCGCAAAGGCCACTACATGCACCCCGAAATGCTCGACTCGCAGCTGGCCACACTGGAGCGCCCAGCCTACGCCCTAAGACTGTCCATCACGGCCACGCCGGAGGAGTTGGTGCAGGAGATTGTGGCCGCGAAACAGCAGGATGCTGCTTTCGGCACCAAGCCGGCAGCGCAGCCGGCATAG
- a CDS encoding transferrin receptor-like dimerization domain-containing protein: MLQRYTLLLAAGLLATAAHAQTAPLETKPLLGFEPTHVATEYQLEKQFDAQLKADNLREWMKRMAAHPHHVGSPYDKDNADFMAGLFRSWGYETRIDVSYVLFPTPKLRVLELVAPTRYVAGLTEKPVAEDATSGQTAEQLPTYNAFSRDGDVTAELVFVNYGVPKDYEELERRGIDVKGKIVIAKYGGSWRGIKPKVAAEKGAIGCLIYSDPKDDGYGQGDVYPKGPFKPETGAQRGSVLDMPTYPGDPLTPGYGSTKNAKRLDYKTAPTITQIPCLPISYGDAQPLLAALAGPMAPADWRGALPIPYHLGPGPAKVHLQLAFNWKTEPVYNVIATLKGSTLPDEWIMRGNHHDAWVNGANDPLSGMVAELEEARALGELVKTGWRPKRTIMFCAWDGEEPGLLGSTEWAETNAKAIQAHVVAYLNTDNSDRGFLGVAGSHTLEKFFNQVGRDVPDPEKAGLSIIERRRAYDLVEGSPDVQKDARDRPDLRIGALGAGSDYSPYIQHLGIPSMNVGFGGEGQGGEYHTIFDSFDDFTRFKDPTFAYGVALAQTMGRCVLRLADADVLPFEFQNFSNTVAKYGTEVKQLAETMRTETDKQTKLLAEKRYEAVADPTKTLLPPTAKDAVPYLNFAPLDNALVKLEQSAQAYAQARKANPALPAARQKELDQLLYQAEQQLMSAEGLPRRPWYRHQIYAPGFYTGYGVKTLPGIREAVEERKWAEADEQIKRTAAAIERFSTQVSRATAVASPGPAQ; encoded by the coding sequence ATGCTGCAACGCTACACCCTTCTGCTGGCCGCCGGGTTGCTGGCCACGGCCGCCCACGCCCAAACTGCCCCGCTCGAAACCAAGCCGCTGCTGGGTTTCGAGCCCACCCACGTCGCCACTGAGTACCAGCTCGAAAAGCAGTTTGATGCCCAGCTCAAGGCCGATAATCTGCGCGAATGGATGAAGCGCATGGCTGCCCACCCCCATCACGTGGGTTCGCCCTACGACAAGGACAACGCCGATTTTATGGCCGGCCTGTTCCGCAGCTGGGGCTACGAAACCCGCATCGACGTGTCGTACGTGCTGTTTCCCACGCCCAAGCTGCGGGTGCTGGAACTGGTGGCCCCCACTCGCTACGTGGCTGGCCTGACAGAAAAACCCGTGGCCGAAGATGCCACCTCGGGCCAGACGGCCGAGCAGCTGCCTACCTACAATGCCTTCTCGAGAGACGGCGACGTGACCGCCGAGCTGGTGTTCGTGAACTACGGTGTGCCGAAGGATTACGAGGAGCTGGAGCGCCGCGGTATCGACGTGAAGGGCAAAATCGTGATTGCCAAGTACGGCGGCTCGTGGCGCGGCATCAAGCCAAAAGTGGCGGCCGAAAAGGGTGCCATCGGCTGCCTGATTTACTCCGACCCGAAGGATGACGGCTACGGGCAGGGCGACGTGTACCCCAAAGGCCCTTTCAAGCCCGAAACCGGGGCCCAGCGCGGCTCGGTGCTCGACATGCCCACCTACCCCGGCGACCCGCTCACGCCCGGCTACGGCTCGACCAAAAACGCCAAGCGCCTCGACTACAAAACGGCCCCCACAATCACACAAATTCCGTGTTTGCCGATTTCCTACGGCGATGCGCAGCCCTTGCTGGCCGCCCTGGCCGGGCCCATGGCTCCGGCCGACTGGCGCGGGGCGCTGCCCATTCCGTACCACCTCGGGCCTGGCCCGGCCAAAGTGCATTTGCAGCTGGCTTTCAATTGGAAAACGGAGCCGGTTTACAACGTCATCGCCACGCTGAAAGGCAGCACCTTGCCCGATGAGTGGATAATGCGCGGCAACCACCACGACGCCTGGGTGAACGGAGCCAACGACCCGCTCAGCGGCATGGTGGCCGAGCTGGAAGAGGCGCGTGCCCTGGGCGAGCTGGTGAAAACCGGCTGGCGCCCCAAGCGCACCATTATGTTCTGCGCCTGGGACGGCGAAGAGCCCGGCCTGCTGGGCTCGACGGAATGGGCCGAAACCAACGCCAAGGCCATTCAGGCGCACGTAGTGGCTTACCTGAACACCGACAACAGCGACCGGGGCTTCTTGGGCGTGGCGGGTTCGCACACGCTGGAAAAGTTTTTCAACCAGGTGGGCCGCGATGTGCCCGACCCGGAAAAGGCCGGTCTGTCCATCATCGAGCGCCGCCGGGCCTATGATTTGGTGGAAGGCAGCCCCGACGTGCAAAAAGACGCCCGCGACCGGCCCGACCTGCGCATTGGGGCGCTGGGCGCGGGGTCCGATTATTCGCCCTACATCCAGCATCTGGGTATTCCGTCGATGAACGTGGGCTTTGGCGGCGAAGGCCAGGGCGGCGAATACCACACTATTTTCGATTCGTTCGACGACTTCACCCGCTTCAAAGACCCCACGTTTGCCTACGGCGTGGCCCTGGCCCAAACCATGGGCCGCTGCGTGCTGCGCCTGGCTGATGCCGACGTGCTGCCCTTCGAGTTCCAGAACTTCTCGAACACCGTGGCCAAATACGGCACCGAGGTGAAGCAACTGGCCGAAACCATGCGCACCGAAACCGACAAGCAAACCAAGCTGCTGGCCGAAAAACGCTACGAAGCCGTGGCTGACCCCACTAAAACCCTGCTGCCGCCCACGGCCAAAGACGCGGTGCCCTACCTCAACTTCGCCCCTCTCGACAACGCGCTGGTGAAGCTGGAGCAAAGCGCCCAGGCCTACGCCCAGGCCCGCAAAGCCAATCCCGCCCTGCCCGCCGCCCGTCAGAAAGAGCTCGACCAGCTCCTCTACCAAGCCGAGCAGCAGCTGATGAGCGCCGAGGGCCTCCCCCGCCGCCCCTGGTATCGCCACCAGATTTACGCCCCAGGCTTTTACACGGGCTACGGCGTGAAAACCCTGCCCGGCATCCGCGAGGCCGTGGAGGAGCGCAAATGGGCCGAAGCCGACGAGCAGATAAAGCGCACCGCCGCGGCCATAGAGCGGTTTTCGACGCAGGTGAGCCGGGCAACGGCGGTGGCCAGCCCTGGCCCGGCCCAGTAG
- a CDS encoding TonB family protein yields MLTKTTSADTLANAKAARASRTLAAKSKTIAANQLTDNTAGASVINTPMPATPTFQPAPVGGTPALRSYLHREAAAFEPGEGERPLNGTVRLRFMVRADGKISNLKVVGGLRTNYDNEALRMAREGPTWQPGIAAGRRADLPMELTITF; encoded by the coding sequence ATGCTGACTAAAACGACCTCGGCCGATACGCTGGCCAATGCCAAAGCAGCGCGGGCCAGCCGGACACTCGCTGCCAAATCCAAGACCATTGCCGCCAATCAATTGACGGACAATACCGCTGGCGCAAGCGTGATTAATACGCCCATGCCGGCCACTCCAACCTTCCAGCCCGCGCCGGTGGGCGGCACGCCGGCCCTGCGCAGCTACCTGCACCGCGAGGCCGCCGCGTTTGAACCCGGGGAGGGCGAGCGCCCCCTCAATGGCACGGTGCGCCTCCGGTTCATGGTGAGGGCCGATGGCAAAATCAGCAACCTGAAAGTGGTCGGCGGCCTGCGAACAAACTATGACAACGAGGCCCTGCGCATGGCGCGCGAGGGCCCGACCTGGCAGCCGGGCATTGCCGCCGGCCGCCGCGCCGACCTGCCCATGGAGCTGACAATCACGTTTTAA
- a CDS encoding diacylglycerol kinase family protein, which produces MAELNSQAPDRLRPPEGLWRRRVASFGHAGRGVWTALRSEVHLRFHALATVVVIGLGFYCRITRLEWALVAISVASVWAAELVNTAIEALTDLVSPAYHPLAGKAKDVAAGAVLLAALGALVVGALVFGPHFF; this is translated from the coding sequence GTGGCTGAGCTTAACTCACAGGCCCCAGACCGGCTGCGCCCCCCGGAAGGGCTGTGGCGGCGGCGCGTGGCCAGCTTCGGCCACGCTGGGCGCGGCGTATGGACGGCGTTGCGCTCCGAAGTGCATCTGCGCTTTCACGCGCTGGCTACCGTGGTGGTTATCGGGCTGGGGTTTTATTGCCGCATCACCCGCCTGGAATGGGCGCTGGTGGCCATTTCGGTGGCCAGCGTGTGGGCCGCCGAGCTGGTGAACACCGCCATCGAAGCCCTCACCGATTTGGTCTCGCCCGCCTACCACCCGCTGGCTGGCAAGGCCAAGGACGTAGCCGCCGGCGCGGTGCTGCTGGCCGCGCTGGGGGCCCTGGTGGTAGGGGCGCTGGTGTTCGGGCCGCACTTTTTTTAA
- a CDS encoding DinB family protein, translating into MINTIAKLGAFNVWANETLLRRLDSSVAAGQQAPQPALRIFSHLINAQAIWIARLSGTPSPLKVWQEHDLAGLHHWHEQTSARFAQLCETTDEAELTRHIQYTNSQGDAFDSQVSDILTHAVTHATYHRGQVATKMREGGLEPVNSDFITYCREMSGQVQPQL; encoded by the coding sequence ATGATTAACACGATTGCCAAGCTCGGCGCTTTCAACGTCTGGGCCAACGAAACGCTATTGCGCCGCCTCGACTCGTCGGTGGCCGCCGGCCAGCAAGCTCCCCAGCCGGCCCTGCGCATCTTCAGCCACCTTATCAATGCCCAGGCCATCTGGATTGCCCGCCTCTCCGGCACCCCAAGCCCCCTGAAAGTATGGCAGGAGCACGACCTGGCCGGCCTGCACCACTGGCACGAGCAAACGTCGGCCCGCTTCGCGCAGCTGTGCGAAACCACCGACGAGGCCGAGCTGACCCGCCACATTCAGTACACCAACTCGCAGGGCGACGCCTTCGACTCGCAGGTGAGCGACATCCTGACCCACGCCGTGACGCACGCCACCTATCACCGCGGCCAAGTGGCCACCAAAATGCGCGAAGGCGGCCTGGAACCCGTCAATTCCGACTTCATCACCTACTGCCGCGAGATGAGCGGGCAGGTGCAGCCGCAGCTGTAA
- a CDS encoding DUF4382 domain-containing protein, which translates to MKYRGLLPFACAALLGLAGCSKTSENADTAKLEVRLTDAPGDFQSVVLDVRQVEVHLKDEGDPDGWKTLGFSPQAINVLDYVNGRSALLVSDDFAPGDLKEIRLILGPNSYVVGRDGQQYDLKTPSGQTSGVKLKLEKATLKTRETFQLLLDFDVSKSVVERGGWKPGNDKKERYLLKPVIRVIAQDLRGGISGTVNPAAARPQILAIRSTILGPDTVSTSADISGAYQIGGLPAGTYRVEYFPSTTALTGQPAYRNVVRTGVTVVNDQVALLGPTSLN; encoded by the coding sequence ATGAAATACCGCGGTCTCCTGCCGTTTGCCTGCGCTGCCCTGCTGGGCCTTGCTGGTTGCTCAAAAACTTCCGAAAATGCTGATACCGCCAAGCTGGAAGTGCGGCTGACGGATGCTCCGGGCGACTTCCAGAGCGTGGTGCTCGACGTGCGCCAGGTGGAAGTGCACCTCAAGGATGAGGGCGACCCGGACGGCTGGAAAACCCTCGGCTTCAGCCCGCAGGCCATCAACGTGCTCGACTACGTGAACGGCCGCTCGGCCCTGCTGGTGAGCGACGATTTCGCCCCCGGCGACCTCAAGGAAATTCGGCTCATCCTGGGGCCCAACAGCTACGTGGTGGGCCGCGACGGCCAGCAATACGACCTGAAAACGCCCAGCGGCCAGACCTCGGGCGTGAAGCTAAAACTGGAAAAAGCTACCCTCAAAACCCGCGAAACCTTCCAGCTGCTGCTCGATTTCGACGTGTCCAAATCCGTGGTGGAGCGCGGTGGCTGGAAGCCCGGCAACGACAAAAAAGAGCGGTACCTGCTCAAGCCCGTTATTCGGGTAATTGCCCAGGACCTGCGCGGGGGCATCAGCGGCACGGTGAACCCGGCGGCGGCCCGTCCCCAGATTCTGGCCATCCGCAGCACCATCCTCGGGCCCGACACGGTGAGCACTTCGGCCGATATTTCGGGCGCGTATCAGATTGGCGGCTTGCCGGCGGGTACCTACCGCGTCGAATATTTCCCCAGCACCACGGCCCTCACGGGCCAGCCGGCCTACCGCAACGTGGTGCGCACCGGCGTAACGGTGGTGAACGACCAGGTAGCGCTGCTGGGCCCTACCAGCCTTAACTAG
- a CDS encoding YfbK domain-containing protein: METLADKGNGNYAYLDNLDEAGRVLVAQFGGTLFTVAKDVKLQIEFNPARVASYRLVGYENRLLAAEDFNNDRKDAGELGAGHTVTALYEIVPAGSAQPLIDDLKYQPAQPTTATMQRFLTNDVLTVKLRHKEPQGSASKLLAQPLAGTALAIEKASPDFRFAAAVAQFGMLLRQSEQRGTATWAATEQLADGARGQDTDGYRAEFVRLVRLAQGLSGSGTVGVR, translated from the coding sequence ATGGAAACCCTGGCCGACAAAGGCAACGGTAACTATGCCTACCTCGATAACCTCGATGAGGCTGGCCGGGTGCTGGTGGCGCAGTTCGGCGGCACGCTCTTCACCGTGGCGAAGGATGTGAAGCTGCAAATCGAATTCAACCCCGCCCGCGTGGCCAGCTACCGTCTCGTGGGCTACGAAAACCGCTTGCTGGCCGCCGAGGATTTCAACAACGACCGCAAGGATGCCGGCGAGCTGGGCGCGGGCCACACCGTCACGGCCCTCTACGAAATAGTGCCTGCGGGCAGTGCTCAGCCGCTGATTGACGACCTGAAATACCAGCCCGCCCAGCCCACCACCGCCACCATGCAGCGGTTCCTCACCAACGACGTACTGACCGTGAAGCTGCGCCACAAAGAGCCGCAGGGCAGCGCCAGTAAACTCCTGGCCCAGCCGCTGGCCGGCACCGCGCTGGCCATCGAAAAAGCCTCGCCCGACTTCCGCTTTGCCGCCGCCGTGGCCCAGTTCGGCATGCTGTTGCGCCAGAGCGAGCAGCGCGGCACCGCCACCTGGGCCGCCACCGAGCAGCTGGCCGACGGAGCTCGGGGCCAGGATACCGATGGCTATCGCGCCGAGTTTGTACGCCTCGTGCGCCTGGCCCAGGGCCTGAGCGGCAGTGGCACGGTGGGCGTGCGGTAG
- the fumC gene encoding class II fumarate hydratase translates to MAFRTEKDTMGTVQVPATAYWGAQTQRSIENFPIAQDINRMPKEIIAAFAYLKKAAALTNRDAGILSAEKAELIGKVADEILAGQLADSFPLVVWQTGSGTQSNMNVNEVIAYRGHVLQGGQLTDEKKALAPNDDVNKSQSSNDTFPTAMHIAAYKILTELTIPGIEKLRDALKAKSKEFMHIVKIGRTHFMDATPLTLGQEFSGYVSQLDHGLRAIKNTLAHLSELALGGTAVGTGINTPKGYSENVARHIADLTGLPFVTAENKFEALAAHDAIVEAHGALKTVAVSLMKIANDIRMLSSGPRAGIGEIDIPDNEPGSSIMPGKVNPTQCEAMTMVAAQVMGNDVAITVGGSMGHFELNVFKPMMIYNFLHSARLIGDVCVSFTDKCAVGITAILPNIKKHVDSSLMLVTALNPHIGYYKAAEIAQTAHKNGSTLKETAIKLGYVTGAEFDEWMKPEEMVGEIK, encoded by the coding sequence ATGGCTTTCCGCACCGAAAAGGATACCATGGGCACCGTTCAGGTACCTGCTACCGCCTACTGGGGCGCCCAAACCCAGCGCAGCATCGAAAATTTCCCCATTGCGCAGGACATCAACCGGATGCCCAAGGAAATTATCGCCGCCTTCGCCTACCTCAAGAAAGCTGCCGCCCTCACCAACCGCGACGCCGGCATCCTCTCGGCCGAGAAAGCCGAGCTGATTGGCAAAGTGGCCGACGAAATCCTGGCCGGCCAGCTCGCCGACTCGTTCCCGCTGGTGGTGTGGCAAACCGGTTCGGGCACCCAGAGCAACATGAATGTGAATGAGGTGATTGCCTACCGTGGCCATGTGCTGCAGGGCGGCCAGCTCACCGACGAAAAAAAGGCCCTGGCCCCCAACGACGACGTGAACAAGAGCCAGAGCTCGAACGACACGTTCCCGACGGCCATGCACATCGCGGCCTATAAAATCCTGACCGAGCTCACCATTCCGGGCATCGAGAAGCTGCGCGACGCGCTGAAAGCCAAGTCGAAGGAGTTCATGCACATCGTCAAAATCGGCCGCACCCACTTCATGGATGCCACGCCGCTCACGCTGGGCCAGGAGTTTTCGGGCTACGTTTCGCAGCTCGACCACGGCCTACGGGCCATCAAGAACACGCTGGCTCATTTGAGCGAGCTGGCTCTGGGCGGCACCGCCGTGGGCACGGGCATCAACACGCCCAAGGGCTACTCCGAGAACGTGGCCAGGCACATTGCCGACCTCACGGGCCTGCCTTTCGTCACAGCCGAAAACAAGTTTGAGGCCCTGGCCGCCCACGACGCCATCGTGGAAGCCCACGGCGCCCTCAAAACCGTGGCCGTGAGCCTGATGAAAATCGCCAACGACATTCGCATGCTCAGCTCCGGCCCCCGCGCCGGCATCGGCGAAATCGACATCCCGGACAACGAGCCCGGCTCCAGCATCATGCCCGGCAAGGTGAACCCCACCCAGTGCGAGGCCATGACCATGGTAGCCGCCCAGGTAATGGGCAACGACGTGGCCATCACCGTGGGCGGCTCAATGGGTCATTTCGAGCTGAACGTGTTCAAGCCGATGATGATTTACAACTTCCTGCACTCGGCCCGCCTGATTGGCGACGTGTGCGTGAGCTTCACCGACAAGTGCGCCGTGGGCATCACTGCCATCCTGCCCAACATCAAGAAGCACGTCGATTCGTCGCTGATGCTCGTGACGGCCCTCAACCCACACATCGGCTACTACAAGGCCGCCGAAATTGCCCAAACGGCCCACAAAAACGGCTCGACGCTGAAGGAAACCGCCATCAAGCTCGGCTACGTGACCGGCGCCGAGTTTGATGAGTGGATGAAGCCCGAGGAAATGGTGGGCGAAATCAAGTAG
- a CDS encoding dodecin family protein, which translates to MSSIKQVIEILASSEKSFEDALQRAVQTLSSSVPNITSIYVKDQSCKVRDNRIVEYRITAKVSFGTPVEEFDMTDIERTFDEMPQPAGNGAPDYSHLDLPTQPDLPTPTEPENGSATEPESGGGYSG; encoded by the coding sequence ATGTCCTCCATCAAACAAGTTATTGAAATCCTGGCCTCGTCCGAAAAGAGCTTCGAAGATGCCCTCCAGCGCGCCGTACAAACCCTGAGCAGCTCGGTGCCCAACATCACCTCCATTTACGTGAAGGACCAGAGCTGCAAGGTGCGCGACAACCGCATTGTGGAATACCGCATCACGGCCAAAGTGAGCTTCGGCACGCCCGTGGAGGAGTTCGACATGACGGACATTGAGCGCACCTTCGATGAAATGCCCCAGCCGGCCGGCAACGGCGCGCCCGACTACAGCCACCTCGACCTGCCCACCCAGCCCGACCTGCCCACTCCCACCGAGCCCGAAAACGGCAGCGCCACCGAGCCCGAAAGCGGCGGCGGCTACAGCGGCTAG
- a CDS encoding DUF6970 domain-containing protein, producing the protein MRLLSFAAALLLTSACAHQQVSVTTPTTPPASGSVSGTDTPAPTSANTVDPVSRYVPESDTTARPQWLKARIAAVLAERKRNPITRIMRYQYEGKTVYYQSAPCCDQYSQVFDTKGKLICQPDGGITGKGDGKCPDFEKNKSNEKVVWQDPR; encoded by the coding sequence ATGCGCTTGCTCTCTTTTGCTGCCGCTTTGCTTCTCACGTCGGCTTGCGCCCACCAACAGGTGAGCGTGACCACGCCCACCACGCCGCCGGCCAGCGGCAGCGTATCGGGCACCGACACGCCCGCCCCCACCAGTGCCAACACCGTGGACCCCGTGAGCCGCTACGTGCCCGAATCGGACACCACCGCCCGCCCGCAGTGGCTGAAGGCGCGCATTGCCGCCGTACTGGCCGAGCGCAAGCGCAACCCCATCACCCGCATTATGCGCTACCAGTACGAGGGCAAAACCGTGTACTACCAGTCGGCCCCGTGCTGCGACCAGTACTCGCAGGTCTTCGATACGAAAGGCAAGCTCATCTGCCAGCCCGATGGCGGCATCACCGGCAAGGGCGACGGGAAATGCCCCGATTTCGAAAAAAACAAATCCAACGAAAAAGTGGTCTGGCAGGACCCACGGTAG
- a CDS encoding proline iminopeptidase-family hydrolase: MKLFTLPCLAALALTAALATSCSQPNASAETGTSTASATLASYFDNPETGVQDGNVRMIPITTPKGKFNVWTKQYGNNPKIKVLLLNGGPGATHEYFECFENFLPKEGIEFIYYDQLGCGNSDNPKDTSMWSLPRYVEEVEQVRQALKLDKTNFYLLGHSWGGILAAEYAFKYQQNMKGLIISNMMMSIPDYGKYADNVLAKQMKPEVLAEIRKLEAKKDFENPRYMELLLPNFYVEHICRIPLDQWPEPVNRSFSKMNRSLYVTMQGPSEFGVSGKLLNWNRVPDLPKLTVPVLSIGGKYDTMDPEHMRMIASKVQKGNSLICPQGSHMSMYDDQQTYFTGLIKFLKAADAGTVQPGAAL, translated from the coding sequence ATGAAGCTTTTTACCCTCCCCTGTCTGGCCGCTCTGGCGCTCACCGCCGCTCTTGCTACGAGCTGCAGCCAGCCTAATGCCAGTGCTGAAACCGGTACTTCTACCGCCTCGGCCACCCTGGCCAGCTACTTCGACAACCCCGAAACCGGCGTGCAGGACGGCAACGTGCGGATGATTCCCATAACGACGCCCAAGGGCAAGTTCAACGTCTGGACCAAGCAGTATGGCAACAACCCCAAAATCAAGGTGTTGCTGCTGAACGGTGGGCCGGGGGCTACGCACGAGTATTTCGAGTGCTTCGAAAACTTCCTGCCGAAGGAAGGCATCGAATTCATTTATTACGACCAACTGGGCTGCGGCAATTCCGATAATCCCAAGGATACGTCCATGTGGAGCCTGCCGCGCTACGTGGAGGAAGTGGAGCAGGTGCGCCAGGCCCTGAAGCTCGACAAGACCAATTTCTACCTGTTGGGCCACTCCTGGGGCGGCATTCTGGCCGCCGAATACGCCTTCAAGTACCAGCAAAACATGAAAGGCCTCATCATTTCGAATATGATGATGAGCATCCCGGACTACGGGAAATACGCCGATAACGTGCTGGCCAAGCAGATGAAACCGGAAGTGCTGGCCGAAATCCGCAAGCTTGAAGCCAAAAAGGACTTCGAAAACCCCCGCTACATGGAGCTGCTGCTGCCCAACTTTTACGTTGAGCACATTTGCCGCATTCCGCTTGACCAGTGGCCCGAGCCGGTGAACCGCTCGTTCAGCAAAATGAACCGGTCGCTTTACGTTACCATGCAGGGGCCCAGCGAGTTCGGTGTGTCCGGTAAGCTCCTGAACTGGAACCGTGTTCCCGACCTGCCCAAGCTCACGGTGCCGGTCCTCAGCATCGGCGGCAAATACGACACCATGGACCCCGAACACATGCGCATGATTGCCAGCAAGGTGCAAAAGGGTAACTCCCTCATCTGCCCCCAAGGCAGCCACATGAGCATGTACGACGACCAGCAAACCTATTTCACCGGCCTCATCAAGTTCCTGAAAGCGGCGGATGCCGGCACCGTGCAGCCCGGTGCCGCCCTGTAG
- a CDS encoding porin family protein gives MKISRLSGGLAAACLLISATCSTASAQGARDAYGNPKAVPSPRPMGSPTTRRTPSYAKQPTYSTSNSTTSGVRFGFRAGLNVADLQGDAVQSFTTLAGYAPDGSISKQLRPGFYAGLYATLPIGPGFAIEPGITYAEKGAVLRGTLPFPALDFLNANVTGTARLAYIDVPVLAKVFITPGFYLYAGPQASFLVSGKARVDASVLGFSAYKQDFDVSNQLRKVDFAAVAGLGYQFENGFGLSAGYDYGLTSLDANNRFSAYNRVAKVGLNYSF, from the coding sequence ATGAAAATTTCACGCCTTTCGGGCGGCCTGGCCGCGGCTTGCCTATTGATTTCGGCCACCTGTTCTACCGCTTCGGCCCAGGGGGCCCGCGATGCCTACGGCAACCCCAAGGCGGTACCCTCGCCCCGCCCCATGGGCTCGCCCACCACGCGCCGCACTCCCAGCTACGCCAAGCAGCCCACGTATTCGACTTCTAATTCCACTACTTCCGGCGTGCGCTTCGGCTTCCGGGCCGGCCTGAACGTGGCTGATTTGCAGGGCGATGCCGTGCAGAGCTTCACCACCCTGGCCGGCTACGCCCCCGACGGGTCCATCAGCAAGCAGCTGCGCCCCGGCTTCTACGCCGGCTTATACGCCACGCTGCCCATCGGCCCCGGCTTTGCCATCGAGCCCGGAATTACTTACGCCGAAAAAGGCGCGGTGCTCAGAGGCACGCTGCCCTTCCCGGCCCTCGATTTCCTGAACGCCAACGTGACCGGCACGGCTCGCCTCGCCTACATCGACGTGCCGGTGCTGGCCAAGGTGTTCATCACGCCGGGCTTCTACCTCTACGCCGGCCCGCAGGCCTCGTTTCTCGTTAGCGGTAAGGCCCGGGTAGATGCCAGCGTGCTCGGCTTCTCGGCCTACAAGCAGGATTTCGACGTGTCGAACCAGCTGCGCAAGGTTGATTTTGCCGCCGTGGCCGGCCTGGGCTACCAGTTCGAAAACGGCTTCGGCCTGAGCGCTGGCTACGACTACGGCCTCACCTCGCTCGATGCCAACAACCGCTTCAGCGCCTACAACCGCGTGGCCAAAGTCGGCCTTAACTACTCCTTCTAA
- a CDS encoding GNAT family N-acetyltransferase has protein sequence MDFSAQVVLENNRVRLRPLELTDFEALKAVAFDADIWKYTLTRGDDAVSLAAYLRQAVEAREQGLRYPFAIIDRETGELAGSTSYYSVVEGDQRLSIGYTWVGTRFQRSGLNRACKHLLLCYAFDTLGCERVELETDSRNNKSRTAMARMGATEEGTLRSHRLTQGGVRRDTVIFSIIRPEWSGLRKTVFNDFDGRG, from the coding sequence ATGGATTTCTCTGCTCAAGTAGTACTCGAAAATAACCGCGTCCGGCTGCGCCCGCTTGAGCTCACCGATTTCGAAGCCCTCAAGGCCGTGGCTTTTGATGCCGACATCTGGAAATACACCCTCACGCGGGGCGACGATGCCGTGAGCCTGGCCGCTTACCTGCGCCAGGCCGTGGAAGCCCGCGAGCAAGGCCTGCGCTACCCCTTCGCCATCATCGACCGCGAAACCGGCGAGCTGGCCGGCAGCACCAGCTACTACAGCGTGGTGGAGGGCGACCAGCGCCTCAGTATCGGCTACACCTGGGTGGGCACCAGGTTCCAGCGCTCGGGCCTGAACCGGGCCTGCAAGCACCTACTGCTCTGCTACGCGTTCGATACGCTGGGCTGCGAGCGGGTGGAGCTGGAAACGGACTCGCGCAATAATAAATCGCGCACGGCCATGGCTCGCATGGGCGCTACGGAGGAGGGCACCTTGCGCAGCCACCGCCTCACGCAGGGCGGCGTGCGGCGCGACACGGTCATTTTCAGCATCATCCGGCCGGAGTGGTCTGGCCTGCGCAAGACTGTTTTCAACGATTTTGACGGCCGTGGCTGA